From the Marinomonas sp. THO17 genome, one window contains:
- the hflK gene encoding FtsH protease activity modulator HflK, with protein MAWNEPGNNDNDPWNPDKNRSNGTGRPDEGRDKEKGNDPWGRPSGGKEQGPPDLDEAFNKLMDMLGVKKSRKGGGSSNGSSGFSGKFSGGLVVIVLLALFALWAATGVYQVDQQERGVVLRLGKYHSTVMPGLHWNPPLIDSVSKVNVTKVRSHDHKALMLTVDDAIVEVGVSVQYSVQDPKDFLINVRNPEESLAQMTESALRHVVGSSQMGQILTEGRELLADEVKTRIQNYSNAYGTGLLISKVNVENTQAPTQVQEAFDDVIKAKEDELRVKNEAEAYANGVIPEARGRAQRIREEAEAYRSEIIARASGQADRFDRLYREYTKAPEVTRRRLYIETVESVYKDVNKVVVDTEGGNNMMYLPLDQLMKQAATSARDTSSLGSSDISSLADQVVNELRKRQGVTVRREGRN; from the coding sequence ATGGCCTGGAATGAACCGGGTAATAACGACAACGACCCATGGAATCCAGATAAAAACCGTAGTAATGGTACTGGTCGCCCAGATGAAGGTCGCGATAAAGAAAAAGGTAATGATCCTTGGGGCCGTCCATCAGGAGGTAAGGAACAAGGTCCACCAGACCTTGATGAAGCCTTTAATAAATTGATGGACATGTTAGGGGTGAAAAAATCTCGTAAAGGTGGCGGTTCCAGTAATGGCAGCTCAGGTTTCTCTGGCAAGTTCAGCGGTGGCTTAGTGGTTATCGTGCTATTGGCTTTATTTGCTTTGTGGGCGGCAACGGGTGTGTATCAGGTTGACCAACAAGAGCGCGGTGTGGTTCTGCGTCTTGGTAAATACCATAGCACTGTGATGCCAGGCTTACATTGGAATCCACCTTTAATTGACAGCGTGAGTAAAGTGAACGTAACCAAAGTACGTTCTCATGATCACAAAGCGCTTATGTTGACGGTTGATGATGCCATTGTAGAAGTGGGCGTTTCAGTTCAATACTCAGTACAAGACCCAAAAGACTTTTTGATCAATGTGCGCAATCCTGAAGAGTCTTTGGCGCAAATGACAGAGAGTGCTTTACGCCATGTAGTGGGCAGTTCACAGATGGGACAGATTCTGACAGAAGGTCGTGAGCTGTTGGCTGATGAAGTGAAAACACGTATTCAGAATTACAGTAATGCTTACGGTACTGGTTTGTTGATTTCGAAAGTCAACGTTGAAAACACACAAGCGCCTACACAAGTTCAAGAAGCGTTTGATGATGTAATCAAGGCCAAAGAAGATGAGTTACGGGTGAAAAATGAAGCTGAGGCTTACGCCAATGGTGTGATTCCTGAAGCACGTGGTCGTGCACAGCGTATTCGAGAGGAAGCGGAAGCATACCGTTCCGAAATTATCGCTCGAGCCAGTGGTCAAGCAGATCGTTTTGATCGATTGTACCGCGAATATACCAAAGCGCCTGAAGTGACTCGTCGTCGCTTGTATATCGAAACGGTTGAGTCTGTTTACAAAGACGTGAATAAAGTGGTGGTTGATACGGAAGGTGGCAACAATATGATGTATTTGCCTTTGGATCAGCTTATGAAGCAAGCGGCCACCTCTGCTAGAGATACAAGTAGCTTAGGTTCTTCAGACATCAGTAGCTTAGCGGATCAAGTAGTAAATGAGTTGCGTAAGCGTCAAGGTGTAACCGTTCGTAGAGAGGGCAGAAATTAA
- the hfq gene encoding RNA chaperone Hfq: MSKGQSLQDPYLNVLRKERIPVSIFLVNGIKLQGQIESFDQFVILLKNTVSQMVYKHAISTVVPSRTIRIPSPDQPEDAAE, from the coding sequence ATGTCAAAAGGGCAATCATTACAAGACCCTTACTTAAATGTTCTACGCAAGGAAAGAATACCTGTGTCAATCTTTCTTGTGAATGGGATTAAACTTCAAGGCCAAATTGAATCATTTGATCAGTTCGTGATTCTTTTGAAGAACACAGTGAGCCAAATGGTATATAAACATGCTATTTCAACTGTAGTGCCTTCTCGTACAATTCGCATCCCGTCTCCTGATCAGCCGGAAGATGCCGCTGAATAG
- the hflX gene encoding ribosome rescue GTPase HflX — protein MFFERPDSGEIAVVVHIDFHDQNESYGPEEFVELAISAGADPVAVVTGSRQRPDAKYFVGSGKLDEIKDIVDQEEAQVVLFDHALSPSQERNLESVLKCRVLDRTGLILDIFAQRARTHEGKLQVELAQLQHMSTRLIRGWTHLERQKGGIGMRGPGETQLETDRRLLRVRIKSIQKRLDKVGTQRDQSRRSRSRSAVPTVSLVGYTNAGKSTLFNRVTGSEVYAADQLFATLDPTLRRLDLEQIGSVVLADTVGFIRHLPHRLINAFQATLKESAEADLLLHVVDAADVSRDDNMLHVDDVLEEIGAKDVPTLLIFNKIDALSTAEPRIDRDEQGNPRRVWLSARDGDGMDLLKQAIAELLAVDVFSETLRLPSHYGRLRAMLFEQGAVKSESFDDDGRFVLDVKLPKKDYLQILARVGMSEEQIEAA, from the coding sequence TTGTTTTTTGAACGCCCAGATAGTGGTGAAATTGCTGTTGTGGTTCACATTGATTTTCATGATCAAAATGAAAGCTATGGTCCAGAAGAGTTTGTTGAGCTTGCTATATCGGCTGGTGCTGACCCTGTGGCAGTGGTGACAGGGTCCCGTCAGCGCCCCGATGCTAAATATTTTGTTGGCAGCGGAAAATTGGATGAAATTAAAGATATTGTGGATCAGGAAGAAGCCCAAGTGGTATTGTTCGATCACGCTTTATCGCCATCTCAAGAACGTAATTTAGAAAGTGTTTTGAAGTGTCGAGTATTAGATCGTACTGGTCTGATTCTTGATATCTTTGCGCAACGTGCACGTACCCATGAAGGTAAACTGCAAGTTGAACTGGCCCAGTTGCAGCACATGTCTACTCGCCTTATTCGGGGTTGGACTCACTTAGAGCGCCAAAAAGGCGGTATCGGTATGCGTGGGCCGGGTGAAACCCAGTTGGAAACCGACCGTCGTTTATTGCGTGTGCGAATAAAATCCATTCAAAAACGCTTAGATAAAGTGGGTACACAGCGTGACCAGAGCCGACGTTCTCGTTCTCGTTCAGCGGTACCAACTGTCTCTTTAGTGGGTTATACCAACGCCGGTAAGTCTACCTTGTTTAATCGTGTGACGGGTTCTGAAGTCTATGCAGCAGATCAATTGTTTGCGACCTTGGATCCGACTCTACGTCGTTTGGATTTAGAGCAGATCGGCTCCGTAGTGTTAGCGGATACCGTTGGTTTTATTCGACATTTGCCTCATCGTTTGATTAATGCTTTCCAAGCGACTTTGAAAGAGTCTGCAGAGGCAGATTTGCTATTGCATGTAGTTGATGCGGCTGACGTGTCTCGTGACGATAATATGCTGCATGTGGATGACGTGTTAGAAGAAATTGGTGCCAAAGACGTGCCGACTTTACTGATTTTTAATAAAATTGATGCACTTTCTACCGCTGAGCCACGTATAGATAGAGACGAACAAGGGAACCCTCGTCGAGTTTGGTTGTCTGCACGTGACGGAGATGGAATGGATTTGCTAAAACAGGCCATCGCTGAGTTGCTGGCGGTGGACGTATTCAGTGAAACATTGCGTTTGCCAAGTCATTATGGGCGCTTACGTGCTATGTTGTTTGAACAAGGCGCGGTAAAGTCAGAAAGCTTTGATGACGATGGTCGCTTTGTGTTGGATGTGAAGCTACCAAAGAAAGACTATTTACAGATTTTGGCCCGTGTTGGTATGTCTGAAGAGCAGATAGAAGCCGCATAG
- the hflC gene encoding protease modulator HflC — MKGFSFVVLFVVLLVVLVASQTLYVVKETERAVVLRFGEIVEDDVKPGLHFKLPIMNEVKKFDARILTMDSRPQRYLTLEQKAVVVDSYVKWKIDSVAKFYQATSGDEFVANRVLSSRVDTGLRNKFGERTMHEVVSGERDLLMTELRDDLNKVAQNELGISIIDIRVKRIDLPPDVSESVYQRMRTEREREAREHRSKGLELAEGIRADADRQKVVLEAEAQRDAEMIRGDGDAQAAAIYAEVYKQDPEFYEFYRSLQAYRESFVGNGNLFVLEPDSEFFKYLNSSTEGGIK, encoded by the coding sequence ATGAAAGGTTTTTCTTTTGTCGTTTTATTTGTCGTCCTGTTGGTGGTTTTGGTTGCTTCTCAGACTCTGTATGTTGTGAAAGAAACTGAACGTGCAGTGGTGTTGCGATTTGGTGAAATTGTTGAGGATGATGTCAAGCCAGGCTTACATTTCAAACTGCCCATTATGAACGAGGTGAAGAAGTTTGATGCGCGTATTCTGACGATGGATTCACGCCCACAACGTTACTTGACCTTGGAGCAAAAAGCGGTAGTGGTAGATTCTTATGTAAAATGGAAAATTGATTCGGTTGCTAAGTTCTATCAAGCCACTTCGGGTGATGAGTTTGTTGCTAACCGTGTTTTGTCTTCACGAGTAGATACAGGTTTGCGTAACAAGTTTGGTGAGCGAACCATGCACGAAGTGGTGTCTGGAGAGCGTGATTTGCTCATGACAGAATTGCGTGATGACCTAAATAAAGTCGCACAAAATGAATTGGGTATTTCTATTATCGATATCCGTGTTAAGCGAATCGATCTTCCACCAGATGTTAGTGAGTCTGTTTATCAGCGTATGAGAACGGAGCGTGAGCGTGAGGCGCGAGAACACAGATCAAAAGGTCTGGAGCTAGCGGAAGGTATTCGTGCTGATGCAGATCGTCAAAAAGTTGTACTGGAAGCTGAAGCACAACGTGACGCGGAAATGATTCGTGGTGATGGCGATGCCCAAGCGGCAGCTATTTATGCTGAAGTGTATAAACAAGATCCTGAGTTTTATGAATTTTATCGTAGTCTCCAAGCTTATCGAGAAAGCTTTGTTGGTAATGGGAACTTGTTTGTACTTGAACCAGATAGTGAGTTCTTTAAGTATTTAAAT